A portion of the Halalkalicoccus tibetensis genome contains these proteins:
- a CDS encoding iron ABC transporter permease, with amino-acid sequence MGGPNAEGAGGPSEPDDGRARRVRDALERRAIALFAAGTTLLLVLLFYYPVATVLIESVVVEGAFTLAAFAELLRDPFYFGDLARLLAGESPRAVAGDVLAGQRRLGIVGFTAYQAALSTLLSLALGLPAAYVLARYEFRGRKTLRSLTILPFVLPSIMVAIGFVATFGQNGTLNAVLSAFGLGPVELLFTLEAVLIAHAFYNAPLVARVTTAAWESVDARTVETARSLGAGPFRAFRDVIAPQLYPAVLMGGALTFVFTFGTFPIVLALGGFELATVEVFVYQLVRELNYTEAAALAIVELAITLGVLYAYLRYEAKHTVRSRGVRPLPRKSLLPANPSLRELVPRLGIGVYALVALVVFVSPIASMLYTSVTGPSGLTLDHYRFLMERQATGAAFQVQPWPAIRNSLVFAAGALALSLPMGVVVSVLTTRRYRGRKLVDAVSMAPLAVSGIIVGIGLLRGPVFGVEIAGWRFAVGGAVAIVAAHAVTCYPFVVRTVAPGFESLDHRLIESARALGASRARALVDIELPLVWPGVVAGAAFATAISIGEFSSTIVLATGTDQYTMPIAIERFIGRRLGPATAMGVVLLFVSSVSFVIIDRLGGESFGL; translated from the coding sequence ATCGGCGGGCCCAATGCGGAGGGCGCGGGCGGCCCGTCCGAGCCCGACGACGGGCGGGCCCGCCGGGTCCGCGACGCGCTCGAACGCCGCGCCATCGCGCTGTTCGCGGCCGGGACGACGCTGCTTCTGGTCCTGCTGTTCTACTACCCGGTCGCCACGGTCCTGATCGAGTCGGTGGTCGTCGAGGGGGCGTTCACGCTCGCGGCCTTCGCGGAGCTGCTTCGAGACCCGTTCTACTTCGGCGACCTCGCGCGACTGCTGGCCGGGGAGTCGCCCCGCGCGGTCGCGGGCGACGTCCTCGCGGGCCAGCGCCGGCTCGGGATCGTCGGCTTCACCGCCTACCAGGCCGCACTGTCGACGCTGCTGAGCCTCGCGCTCGGGCTCCCCGCGGCGTACGTGCTCGCGCGCTACGAGTTCCGGGGCCGCAAAACGCTCCGCTCGCTGACGATCCTGCCGTTCGTGCTGCCCTCGATCATGGTCGCGATCGGCTTCGTCGCCACCTTCGGGCAGAACGGGACGCTCAACGCGGTCCTCTCCGCCTTCGGGCTCGGCCCCGTCGAGCTGCTGTTCACGCTGGAGGCGGTGTTGATCGCCCACGCCTTCTACAACGCGCCGCTGGTCGCCCGGGTCACGACCGCCGCCTGGGAGTCGGTCGACGCGCGGACCGTCGAGACCGCCCGCAGCCTCGGGGCGGGTCCGTTTCGCGCCTTCCGTGACGTGATCGCCCCGCAGCTCTACCCCGCCGTGCTGATGGGCGGGGCGCTGACGTTCGTCTTCACCTTCGGGACCTTCCCGATCGTGCTCGCGCTGGGCGGCTTCGAACTGGCGACCGTCGAGGTGTTCGTCTACCAGCTCGTCCGGGAGCTGAACTACACCGAGGCGGCGGCGCTGGCGATCGTCGAGCTCGCGATCACGCTCGGCGTTCTCTACGCCTACCTGCGCTACGAGGCGAAGCACACGGTCCGTTCGCGGGGCGTCCGTCCACTGCCTCGAAAATCGTTGCTGCCCGCGAACCCCTCGCTTCGCGAGCTCGTCCCCCGGCTCGGGATCGGCGTCTACGCCCTCGTCGCGCTGGTCGTGTTCGTCTCGCCGATCGCGAGCATGCTCTATACGAGCGTCACGGGGCCGAGTGGGCTCACCCTCGATCACTACCGCTTCCTCATGGAACGGCAGGCGACCGGGGCGGCCTTCCAGGTCCAGCCCTGGCCGGCGATCCGCAACTCGCTGGTCTTCGCCGCGGGCGCGCTGGCGCTCTCGCTGCCGATGGGCGTGGTGGTCTCGGTGCTGACGACGCGGCGCTATCGCGGCCGGAAGCTCGTCGACGCCGTCTCGATGGCGCCGCTCGCGGTCTCGGGGATCATCGTCGGGATCGGGCTGTTACGGGGACCGGTCTTCGGCGTCGAGATCGCGGGCTGGCGCTTCGCCGTCGGCGGGGCCGTCGCGATCGTCGCCGCCCACGCGGTCACCTGCTATCCCTTCGTGGTCCGAACCGTCGCGCCGGGCTTCGAGTCGCTCGACCATCGCCTGATCGAGTCCGCGCGGGCGTTGGGCGCCTCGCGGGCCCGCGCGCTCGTCGACATCGAGCTCCCGCTGGTCTGGCCGGGGGTGGTCGCGGGCGCGGCGTTCGCGACGGCGATCTCGATCGGCGAGTTCTCCTCGACGATCGTATTGGCGACCGGCACGGACCAGTACACGATGCCGATCGCCATCGAGCGGTTCATCGGCCGCCGGCTCGGCCCGGCGACCGCCATGGGCGTCGTCCTGCTCTTCGTCTCGAGCGTCAGCTTCGTGATCATCGACCGCCTCGGGGGTGAGAGCTTTGGGCTCTGA
- a CDS encoding TRAM domain-containing protein gives MELSDDLLCLFSGEIESRDGSYAIEVPEREVELGELEPGVSYRIAVVPQTRKRTDSDTDTENESARAAPEPNPPVTKGDHRTVEIETIGDQGDGIARVERGYVVIVPDTDPHERVEIEITSVAETVAFAEVVERYEHHE, from the coding sequence ATGGAACTCTCAGACGACCTTCTGTGTCTGTTTAGTGGCGAGATCGAGTCCCGTGACGGCTCCTACGCGATCGAGGTTCCCGAACGCGAAGTAGAGCTCGGCGAACTCGAGCCGGGCGTTTCATATCGCATCGCAGTCGTCCCACAAACCCGGAAACGGACCGATTCGGATACCGATACCGAAAACGAGTCAGCTCGAGCGGCCCCCGAACCCAATCCGCCGGTTACGAAGGGTGATCACCGAACCGTCGAGATCGAGACGATCGGCGACCAGGGGGATGGGATCGCACGTGTCGAACGAGGCTACGTGGTGATCGTGCCCGATACCGACCCGCACGAACGCGTCGAGATCGAAATCACGAGCGTAGCGGAAACCGTGGCCTTCGCCGAAGTCGTCGAACGCTACGAGCACCACGAGTAG
- a CDS encoding SHOCT domain-containing protein: MGSDGGYDIMEVFIIKFVLADVVIIAALLLAGPIYAVAITGLLVLSVFLTWYLTQRVGGGEADAEPGGARESDPVTALQERYAAGELSEAEFEAKLDRVIEANERAERAGVETEELAIERSG; this comes from the coding sequence ATGGGCAGCGACGGCGGGTACGACATCATGGAGGTGTTCATCATCAAGTTCGTGCTCGCGGACGTCGTCATCATCGCGGCGCTGCTGCTCGCGGGGCCGATCTACGCGGTCGCGATCACCGGCCTGCTCGTCCTCAGCGTCTTCCTGACGTGGTATCTCACCCAGCGGGTCGGGGGCGGCGAGGCCGACGCGGAGCCCGGAGGGGCCAGGGAAAGCGACCCCGTGACTGCGCTCCAGGAGCGCTACGCCGCCGGCGAGCTCTCGGAGGCGGAGTTCGAGGCGAAGCTCGACCGGGTGATCGAGGCCAACGAGCGCGCCGAGCGGGCCGGCGTGGAGACCGAGGAGCTGGCGATCGAGCGCTCGGGCTGA
- a CDS encoding PH domain-containing protein encodes MSHGRRAPPLPETLDPPDAGFMAAAGAYVAAAFVAGSVAVAAAVGASAATLLGSVSSAITIGLVVGGIAAGRVKGLPERLGRSRRRLALAFAPSIVLVVVGLIVLATSLLPGVVALAAGFGAFLTGLSAFVVASMARTRYAKAMVSGEPSTTTTFLKPNRDRYWFGVGLLSLGLGAASWRTGSLGRPFFGLWFFGGYAVLYGIGLRLERADSNGDGLGLPSWLLPADWLDGSENHQWLPELRVHREGLVVKRPVKRRFVPWSGIADVRLTDDELVVERRRGLAIRCDRDVIDDPDALYEGIERARLERAGSD; translated from the coding sequence ATGTCCCACGGCCGACGCGCACCGCCCCTCCCCGAGACTCTCGACCCGCCCGACGCCGGCTTCATGGCCGCCGCGGGCGCGTACGTCGCCGCGGCGTTCGTGGCCGGCTCGGTCGCCGTCGCGGCCGCGGTTGGCGCGTCGGCGGCGACGCTTCTGGGGAGTGTCTCCTCCGCGATCACGATCGGCCTCGTCGTCGGGGGGATCGCCGCGGGCCGGGTCAAGGGCCTCCCCGAGCGCCTCGGGCGGAGCCGGCGACGGCTGGCGCTGGCGTTCGCTCCATCGATCGTGCTGGTCGTCGTCGGGCTGATCGTGCTCGCCACGTCCCTCCTCCCGGGCGTCGTCGCGCTCGCGGCGGGGTTCGGGGCGTTCCTCACGGGCCTGTCCGCGTTCGTCGTGGCGTCGATGGCGCGGACGCGATACGCCAAGGCGATGGTCTCCGGGGAGCCGAGCACGACGACCACGTTCCTGAAGCCGAACCGCGATCGCTACTGGTTCGGGGTCGGCCTACTCTCCCTCGGGCTGGGTGCCGCCTCGTGGCGGACCGGCAGCCTCGGGCGGCCGTTCTTCGGCCTGTGGTTCTTCGGGGGCTACGCGGTCCTCTACGGGATCGGGCTCCGCCTCGAACGCGCCGACAGCAACGGCGACGGGCTCGGCCTGCCGTCCTGGCTGCTCCCCGCCGACTGGCTCGACGGCTCCGAGAACCACCAGTGGCTCCCGGAGCTGCGGGTCCACCGGGAGGGGCTCGTGGTGAAGCGGCCGGTGAAACGACGGTTCGTCCCCTGGTCGGGGATCGCTGACGTCCGGCTGACCGACGACGAACTCGTGGTCGAGCGCCGTCGGGGACTGGCGATCCGCTGCGATCGCGACGTGATCGACGATCCGGATGCGCTCTACGAGGGGATCGAGCGGGCGCGCCTCGAACGGGCCGGATCGGACTGA
- a CDS encoding universal stress protein, with protein MSALIAIDGSDPARKALEHAFSEHSDEELTVLHVLSPTESASIGEARMYVDRDEVMENQRERAEELFEEAEELAATRGATIETETTVGRPDRAIVDYARDHDVDHVILGSHGRSGVSRVLLGSVRKSTGFSSQAERAAFC; from the coding sequence ATGAGCGCCCTGATCGCGATCGACGGGTCGGACCCGGCACGGAAAGCCCTGGAGCACGCGTTCAGCGAGCACTCGGACGAGGAGCTGACCGTCCTGCACGTCCTCAGCCCGACGGAGTCGGCGTCCATCGGCGAAGCGCGTATGTATGTCGACCGGGACGAGGTGATGGAGAACCAGCGCGAGCGCGCCGAAGAGCTGTTCGAGGAGGCCGAAGAGCTCGCGGCGACGCGCGGCGCGACGATCGAGACCGAAACGACCGTCGGGCGCCCCGACCGCGCGATCGTCGACTACGCCCGGGACCACGACGTCGACCACGTGATCCTCGGGAGCCACGGCCGATCGGGCGTCTCGCGCGTGTTGCTCGGCAGCGTTCGAAAATCCACTGGATTTTCGAGCCAAGCAGAACGCGCCGCGTTCTGCTGA
- a CDS encoding ABC transporter ATP-binding protein: MGSEPGDAPVALSIEGVSVEYGTTTAVEELSLSVREGEFFTLVGPSGCGKTTTLRLIAGFEAPDGGSIAVRGEDVSGVPPEERDVGVVFQNYALFPHMSVAENVGYGLKFADPPGGVSRERRVEELLELVDLEGMGAREPEQLSGGQQQRVAIARALAAGPDLLLLDEPMSALDARLRERLRMQVRSIQRELGITTVYVTHDQEEALAISDRVAVMRGGRAEQVDSPQAIYGRPRTRFVAEFVGDNNVFAGEVVGPAERSGRWAVRVGSETVTVGSGDRELSVGDRVTFCVRPEAFATGLDHNRLEARVESAEFLGDRTRTRLEWQGRELLVWTDDRPGGRVAVGFRPEDVHVVDVEST, translated from the coding sequence TTGGGCTCTGAGCCGGGCGACGCGCCGGTCGCGCTCTCGATCGAGGGCGTGTCCGTCGAATACGGGACGACGACCGCCGTCGAGGAGCTCTCGCTGTCGGTCCGGGAGGGCGAGTTCTTCACGCTCGTGGGGCCCTCGGGCTGCGGGAAGACGACGACCCTGCGCCTGATCGCGGGCTTCGAAGCGCCCGACGGGGGGTCGATCGCCGTCCGGGGCGAGGACGTCTCGGGGGTCCCGCCCGAGGAGCGCGACGTCGGCGTCGTCTTCCAGAACTACGCGCTCTTTCCCCACATGAGCGTCGCGGAGAACGTCGGCTACGGCCTGAAGTTCGCGGACCCGCCCGGCGGCGTCTCCCGCGAGCGACGCGTCGAGGAGCTCCTGGAGCTGGTCGACCTCGAGGGGATGGGCGCTCGCGAGCCCGAGCAGCTCTCGGGCGGCCAGCAACAGCGCGTCGCGATCGCCCGCGCGCTCGCGGCCGGCCCCGACCTCCTGTTGCTCGACGAGCCGATGAGCGCGCTCGACGCGCGGCTTCGCGAGCGGCTCCGGATGCAGGTGCGTTCGATCCAGCGCGAGCTCGGGATCACGACCGTCTACGTCACCCACGACCAGGAGGAGGCGCTCGCGATCTCCGACCGAGTTGCCGTGATGCGTGGCGGGCGCGCGGAGCAGGTCGACTCGCCGCAGGCGATCTACGGGCGACCCCGGACGCGGTTCGTCGCGGAGTTCGTCGGCGACAACAACGTCTTCGCCGGCGAGGTCGTCGGCCCCGCCGAACGATCCGGGCGATGGGCCGTCCGGGTCGGGAGCGAGACGGTGACGGTCGGTTCCGGCGACCGCGAACTCTCGGTCGGCGATCGCGTGACGTTCTGTGTCCGTCCCGAGGCGTTCGCGACCGGACTCGATCACAACCGCCTCGAAGCGAGGGTTGAGAGCGCCGAGTTCCTGGGCGATCGGACCCGGACGCGTCTCGAGTGGCAGGGCCGGGAGCTCCTCGTGTGGACGGACGACCGCCCGGGGGGACGGGTCGCCGTCGGGTTCCGACCGGAGGACGTACACGTCGTCGACGTCGAGTCGACCTGA
- a CDS encoding digeranylgeranylglycerophospholipid reductase → MNDHFDVVVAGAGPAGAQCARDLAARDYDVVVLETEPEAEFPRQSNKSTGGTFPSMLSAFGIPDDVVMNFTEDIVIESPNEHFVKEQAGAVLDFGAFKEYLVEDGREKGVEFRFDARATKPITEGGEVSGVRYNGSKDVYGEVVIDATGPAAPLAKALGVTQLGREKQAIGIEYEFDGVDLDAAGYADLTDAMMLRLDHTYAPGGYSWIFHTAENTAKVGLCYIQNESYRQYAESDRTVDGYLQHWLDTDPRFAAAERIEGRQHRGSAHIQLPGDLSTDSFMAIGDTVPTIDPLWGEGIHKGMRSGRAAAITVDQCLIPDEPATSAEDMALYDKLWHTEVAPDMSSRLMMTELLYLAPNDRYDSLLADLERLDADSLSEVNSGNKLAIAKLLEFDDLSLLAQYAKRRLGN, encoded by the coding sequence ATGAACGATCACTTCGACGTCGTCGTCGCCGGCGCCGGTCCGGCCGGCGCACAGTGTGCCCGAGACCTCGCCGCGAGGGATTACGACGTCGTCGTCCTGGAGACCGAGCCCGAAGCGGAGTTCCCGCGCCAGAGCAACAAGTCGACCGGCGGGACGTTTCCCTCGATGCTGTCGGCGTTCGGGATCCCCGACGACGTCGTGATGAACTTCACCGAGGACATCGTGATCGAGTCCCCGAACGAGCACTTCGTCAAGGAGCAGGCCGGGGCCGTTCTGGACTTCGGCGCGTTCAAGGAGTACCTCGTCGAGGACGGCCGCGAGAAGGGGGTGGAGTTCCGCTTCGACGCCCGCGCGACGAAGCCGATCACGGAGGGCGGCGAGGTCAGCGGGGTACGCTACAACGGCTCCAAGGACGTCTACGGGGAGGTCGTGATCGACGCCACCGGCCCGGCCGCGCCGCTCGCGAAGGCGCTCGGCGTGACCCAGCTCGGGCGCGAGAAGCAGGCCATCGGCATCGAGTACGAGTTCGACGGCGTCGACCTCGACGCGGCGGGCTACGCCGACCTGACCGACGCGATGATGCTGCGGCTCGATCACACCTACGCGCCGGGGGGGTACTCCTGGATCTTCCATACCGCCGAGAACACCGCGAAGGTCGGGCTCTGTTACATCCAGAACGAGAGCTACCGCCAGTACGCCGAGAGCGATCGAACGGTCGACGGCTACCTCCAGCACTGGCTCGACACCGACCCGCGGTTCGCGGCCGCCGAACGCATCGAGGGGCGCCAGCACCGCGGCTCGGCACACATCCAGCTCCCCGGCGATCTGAGCACGGACTCCTTCATGGCGATCGGCGACACGGTCCCGACGATCGACCCGCTGTGGGGCGAGGGGATCCACAAGGGGATGCGCTCGGGGCGTGCGGCCGCGATCACCGTCGATCAGTGTCTCATCCCCGACGAGCCCGCCACGTCCGCCGAGGACATGGCGCTATACGACAAGCTCTGGCACACCGAGGTCGCGCCGGACATGAGCTCCCGGCTGATGATGACGGAGCTGCTCTATCTCGCGCCCAACGATCGGTACGACAGCCTGCTGGCGGACCTCGAACGGCTCGACGCGGACTCGCTGAGCGAAGTCAACAGCGGGAACAAGCTGGCGATCGCGAAGCTGCTGGAGTTCGACGACCTCTCGCTGCTCGCACAGTACGCGAAGCGACGGCTCGGGAACTGA
- a CDS encoding cyclic nucleotide-binding/CBS domain-containing protein, translated as MIETMVETVVSEDARTVEPETPVTEAAQRLRDPTVPALVVLGGDRAVIGIVTESDFVVHVAEEEGAATVGEIMSTPVVTVPPGTPIGFAADRMNEAGVRHLPVVEDGAYAGLVSLGSLTPFLSRTRFDITWKGTPDRAGSAEDSEPVVPERKLDRAVNG; from the coding sequence ATGATAGAGACGATGGTCGAAACGGTCGTGTCGGAGGACGCGCGGACCGTCGAGCCCGAAACGCCGGTCACGGAGGCCGCACAGCGGCTCCGCGACCCGACGGTTCCGGCGTTGGTCGTCCTCGGCGGGGACCGGGCCGTGATCGGGATCGTGACCGAGTCCGACTTCGTCGTCCACGTCGCCGAGGAGGAGGGGGCCGCCACGGTGGGGGAGATCATGTCGACGCCGGTCGTCACCGTCCCGCCGGGCACGCCGATCGGCTTCGCGGCCGACCGGATGAACGAGGCCGGCGTCAGACACCTCCCCGTCGTCGAGGACGGGGCGTACGCCGGGCTCGTCTCGCTGGGCTCGCTCACGCCGTTCCTCTCGCGGACCCGCTTCGACATCACCTGGAAGGGTACCCCCGACCGAGCCGGGAGCGCCGAGGACTCCGAGCCCGTAGTCCCCGAGCGAAAGCTCGACCGGGCGGTGAACGGCTGA
- a CDS encoding asparagine synthase-related protein, translating into MERRLRADGWTAVDGVAVRGRAFDRGALLADEALAARFRGAIEGAAPGEALDALCDTADSLEGFFAAVVDAPPEFERSAYLVADGARSIPLYYATDGTVVGDRGRVVREETGSGRDPVAESELLLTRYVTGSETVWSRVRVTQPGEVVAVGERGIEGRTYREHWPGVERADSSTPAEDRVARSDREARALLRAGLETALDRTERIAEDRPIAVPLSGGHDSRLLAASLVGRGREVIGFSFGRVGHPDVEASREVAAELGIEWHHVEYSSEDWRRWYHGEACRSYREEAFADALPFLAEWPAVRRLVSEDRIPSEVLVCPGHTVATPSERLPGFVGEAGAPDGGETGCGVPQEDDRGAEQEGVDPSVEGLVDHVLESHYTLWDWDDPRFEAAARERVRRGLLGGRDPDAIDGPASAAAAYERWEWRGRMAAFTNGDCRVYEDRGLDWWLPLWDPAYVRAWERIWLEGRRGKRLHSELAVERYREVADLSRARAARTDRTLPTIDRTLSLLRHTPERAFTERDGEWLPPFLAPRSRFGESGSHPLAWYGAVDPVLLDRLPDSRGFYALRALAETGRIDFLDPSSPVPDGTVIELPTDEGSD; encoded by the coding sequence ATGGAGCGGCGACTACGCGCCGACGGGTGGACGGCCGTCGACGGCGTGGCGGTCCGGGGACGCGCCTTCGACAGGGGGGCGCTGCTCGCCGACGAGGCCCTCGCGGCGAGGTTCCGGGGCGCCATCGAGGGGGCGGCGCCCGGGGAAGCGCTCGACGCCCTCTGCGATACCGCCGACTCGTTGGAGGGGTTCTTCGCGGCGGTCGTCGACGCTCCCCCCGAATTCGAGCGGAGCGCGTATCTCGTCGCCGACGGCGCGCGGTCGATCCCGCTGTACTACGCGACCGACGGAACGGTCGTCGGCGACCGGGGCCGGGTCGTTCGGGAGGAGACGGGGTCGGGGCGGGATCCGGTAGCCGAGAGCGAGCTGCTGCTTACCCGCTATGTAACCGGATCGGAGACGGTCTGGTCGCGGGTCCGCGTCACACAGCCCGGCGAGGTCGTCGCCGTCGGCGAGCGCGGTATCGAGGGACGGACCTATCGCGAGCACTGGCCGGGGGTCGAACGGGCCGATTCGAGCACTCCCGCCGAGGACCGGGTCGCACGGTCGGACCGCGAGGCGAGGGCGCTACTGCGCGCGGGTCTCGAGACTGCCCTCGATCGAACGGAGCGGATCGCTGAGGACCGTCCGATCGCCGTCCCGCTGTCGGGCGGCCACGACTCGCGGCTGCTCGCCGCCTCGCTGGTCGGGCGCGGCCGGGAAGTGATCGGCTTCTCGTTCGGCCGCGTCGGCCATCCCGACGTCGAGGCGAGCCGCGAGGTCGCCGCCGAGCTCGGGATCGAGTGGCACCACGTGGAGTACTCGTCGGAGGACTGGCGCCGCTGGTATCACGGGGAAGCTTGCCGCAGCTACCGCGAGGAGGCGTTCGCCGACGCCCTCCCCTTCCTCGCGGAGTGGCCGGCGGTCCGCCGGCTCGTGAGCGAGGACCGGATCCCGTCCGAGGTACTGGTCTGTCCGGGCCATACCGTCGCGACGCCGAGCGAACGGCTCCCCGGATTCGTCGGGGAGGCCGGTGCTCCCGACGGGGGCGAGACCGGCTGCGGGGTTCCCCAGGAGGACGATCGGGGCGCGGAGCAGGAGGGGGTCGACCCGTCGGTCGAGGGGCTCGTCGACCACGTGCTGGAGAGCCACTACACGCTTTGGGACTGGGACGACCCCCGGTTCGAGGCGGCCGCCCGCGAGCGGGTTCGGCGGGGGCTGCTCGGCGGCCGGGACCCGGACGCGATCGACGGTCCCGCGAGCGCCGCCGCGGCCTACGAGCGCTGGGAGTGGCGCGGGCGGATGGCGGCGTTCACGAACGGCGACTGCCGGGTCTACGAGGATCGGGGCCTCGACTGGTGGCTCCCGCTGTGGGACCCGGCGTACGTCCGCGCCTGGGAACGGATCTGGCTCGAGGGGCGCCGGGGAAAGCGCCTCCACAGCGAGCTCGCGGTCGAGCGCTACCGCGAGGTCGCCGATCTCTCGCGGGCGCGGGCGGCCCGCACCGACAGGACGCTCCCGACGATCGACCGGACGCTCTCGCTGCTGCGCCACACCCCCGAACGGGCGTTCACCGAGCGGGACGGCGAGTGGCTCCCGCCGTTTCTCGCGCCCCGTTCGCGCTTCGGCGAGTCCGGGAGCCACCCGCTCGCGTGGTACGGGGCGGTCGATCCCGTCCTGCTCGACCGGCTGCCCGACTCTCGGGGGTTCTACGCGCTTCGGGCCCTCGCCGAGACCGGCCGGATCGACTTCCTGGATCCATCGAGCCCGGTCCCCGACGGGACGGTCATCGAGCTGCCGACCGACGAGGGGTCGGACTGA
- a CDS encoding thiamine ABC transporter substrate binding subunit, with protein sequence MRRRTFLESGVAATAIGLAGCSANPVDDDDADDDTLAVATYGSFVDAPSDSPGEWIKDEFEERHDVTLEWHTPDQEINYYIERHNEDVGIEPELYLGFSPHELVRVDRNTEGELFTEWDEGGLEHADDVDEEFYFDPQDRALPTYSSYCAIVYDGRTVAEPETFEDLLDPEYEGQIALSNPQEGTTGLLFLLWTIDQFGEEGYLDYWEALLENDVRILDSWGDVYTQFEEEEVPVIVSYSNDRVYAERDGNDLEKHRVSLLNDEAYANVSGMGRFADGTNDELAHEFADFVLSPEVQAVIAERNVTGPVNTETDLPEVYEEYAQIPDDPVFFDYDELDENLETWLDGWSDVVAGGR encoded by the coding sequence ATGAGACGACGAACGTTCCTCGAGTCCGGTGTGGCCGCGACGGCGATCGGGCTCGCGGGCTGCTCGGCGAACCCGGTGGACGACGACGATGCGGACGACGACACGCTCGCGGTCGCGACCTACGGATCGTTCGTCGACGCCCCGAGCGACAGCCCGGGCGAGTGGATCAAGGACGAGTTCGAGGAGCGCCACGACGTCACCCTCGAGTGGCACACGCCCGACCAGGAGATCAACTACTACATCGAGCGCCACAACGAGGACGTCGGGATCGAGCCCGAGCTCTACCTGGGGTTCAGCCCCCACGAGCTCGTGCGCGTCGACCGCAACACCGAGGGCGAACTGTTCACCGAGTGGGACGAGGGGGGCCTGGAGCACGCCGACGACGTCGACGAGGAGTTCTACTTCGACCCCCAGGACCGGGCGCTCCCGACCTACAGCAGCTACTGTGCGATCGTCTACGACGGCCGAACCGTCGCGGAGCCCGAGACCTTCGAGGACCTGCTCGATCCCGAGTACGAGGGCCAGATCGCGCTCTCGAACCCACAGGAGGGGACGACGGGGCTGCTGTTCCTGCTCTGGACGATCGATCAGTTCGGCGAGGAGGGCTATCTCGACTACTGGGAGGCGCTGCTCGAGAACGACGTCCGGATCCTCGACTCGTGGGGCGACGTCTACACGCAGTTCGAGGAGGAGGAGGTGCCGGTGATCGTCTCCTACTCGAACGACCGGGTCTACGCCGAACGGGACGGCAACGACCTCGAGAAACACCGCGTCTCGCTGCTGAACGACGAGGCCTACGCGAACGTCTCGGGGATGGGGCGCTTCGCTGACGGGACGAACGACGAGCTGGCCCACGAGTTCGCCGACTTCGTCCTCTCGCCGGAGGTCCAGGCCGTGATCGCCGAGCGAAACGTCACCGGGCCCGTCAACACCGAGACGGACCTCCCGGAGGTCTACGAGGAGTACGCCCAGATACCCGACGACCCGGTCTTCTTCGACTACGACGAGCTCGACGAGAACCTCGAGACGTGGCTCGACGGCTGGAGCGACGTGGTCGCCGGTGGCCGATAG
- a CDS encoding YihY/virulence factor BrkB family protein, translating into MSRIDNGIAIGRGVIEEAQNDQITFLAASIAYYAFTSIIPLLLFLFLIASIVGGQELANQAIDQASEYLAPAGQDAIDDAITGEEGRGGATIAGFLVLLWSASRLFRGLDTAFSIVYDAGLEKSIIGQLINAVIVFGAIIIAAMGMIALGTVLVVLPDVPFGFFTPLFLIAGLTLVFLPMYYFLPDIETISVRQALPGSFLAATGWTILHTLFGLYASNAGQYDAYGVVGAILLLLTWLYVGGIIIILGALLNYVLMDREGELPDDAEAADRSPLASAGPENTANSDSSG; encoded by the coding sequence GTGAGTCGAATCGACAACGGAATCGCCATCGGGCGGGGAGTCATCGAGGAAGCCCAGAACGATCAGATCACGTTTCTGGCGGCGAGCATCGCCTACTACGCGTTTACGTCGATCATCCCACTGTTGCTCTTTCTGTTTCTCATCGCTTCGATCGTCGGCGGCCAAGAACTGGCGAACCAGGCCATTGATCAGGCAAGTGAATACCTCGCTCCGGCCGGACAGGACGCGATCGACGACGCGATCACGGGTGAGGAAGGGCGAGGTGGGGCAACGATCGCAGGGTTCCTAGTCCTGTTGTGGAGCGCATCGCGGCTGTTTCGCGGACTCGATACCGCGTTCTCGATCGTCTACGATGCCGGCCTCGAGAAATCGATCATCGGCCAGCTCATCAATGCAGTGATCGTCTTCGGCGCGATCATCATCGCCGCAATGGGGATGATCGCCCTCGGGACGGTCCTCGTGGTCCTACCGGACGTGCCGTTCGGCTTCTTCACCCCGCTATTCCTGATAGCGGGCCTCACGCTCGTGTTCTTGCCGATGTACTACTTCCTGCCCGATATCGAGACGATATCCGTCAGACAAGCACTCCCCGGGTCGTTTCTCGCGGCGACCGGCTGGACGATTCTTCATACGCTGTTCGGATTGTATGCCTCGAACGCTGGTCAGTACGACGCCTACGGCGTCGTCGGTGCGATCCTGCTGTTGCTCACCTGGCTGTACGTCGGTGGCATCATCATCATTCTCGGCGCGCTCCTCAACTACGTCCTCATGGATCGTGAGGGCGAATTGCCCGATGACGCCGAGGCCGCAGACCGTTCGCCACTGGCATCCGCTGGGCCGGAAAACACGGCGAATAGCGACTCGTCAGGCTAA